One region of Syntrophobacter fumaroxidans MPOB genomic DNA includes:
- a CDS encoding FMN-binding protein has product MKEILRITIKLTITCLVAAFVMGSVFAFTYNAKKHNEHLNERQTMLGLIGYGRHNDAPSDLKLHTIYRYIIEDRGRLFLGYLVPVRKEREESHELLLVTVEGEFVKRLEAPLDPESAIEAAARDKVLKRLLEAPKTFSYSDSTIIATVGSGRSAYLLPGRFPGFKTFIKVMLALDPAFNIVGLEIMEHEEDPGLGAEITKEYFKNQFVGKPFERLKTLGVVKEPLPDEFRKALEREKWTGASISPEDVDRINKKYRDHDIYALTGATISSKSVTTGVGNMVKKFSYRVQALDRVITAQKVPVTF; this is encoded by the coding sequence ATGAAAGAAATCCTGAGAATCACCATCAAGCTGACGATCACCTGTTTGGTGGCCGCGTTCGTCATGGGCTCGGTGTTCGCGTTCACCTACAACGCCAAGAAACACAACGAACATCTCAACGAACGGCAGACCATGCTCGGACTCATCGGTTACGGCAGGCACAACGATGCACCCTCCGATCTCAAACTGCACACGATCTACCGTTACATCATCGAAGACCGGGGCCGGCTTTTTCTGGGATACCTGGTTCCGGTTCGCAAGGAACGGGAAGAATCCCACGAGTTGCTGCTCGTCACCGTCGAGGGCGAGTTCGTCAAACGATTGGAGGCTCCCCTCGACCCGGAATCCGCGATCGAGGCGGCGGCCAGGGATAAAGTACTGAAGCGTCTGTTGGAGGCGCCGAAGACATTCTCCTACTCGGATTCCACCATCATCGCAACGGTCGGATCCGGCAGGTCGGCGTATCTTTTGCCCGGTAGATTCCCCGGGTTCAAGACTTTCATCAAGGTGATGCTCGCTCTCGATCCGGCTTTCAACATAGTGGGGCTCGAAATCATGGAACACGAGGAAGACCCGGGGCTCGGAGCGGAAATTACGAAGGAGTACTTCAAGAACCAGTTCGTCGGCAAGCCCTTTGAGAGGCTGAAGACACTCGGGGTCGTCAAGGAGCCTTTGCCCGATGAATTCAGAAAGGCTCTCGAAAGGGAGAAATGGACCGGCGCTTCCATCTCCCCGGAAGACGTCGACCGGATCAATAAGAAATACCGCGATCACGATATCTACGCGCTCACGGGCGCGACGATTTCGAGCAAATCGGTGACCACCGGGGTCGGGAACATGGTGAAGAAGTTCTCCTACCGCGTGCAGGCCCTGGACCGGGTCATCACG
- a CDS encoding RnfABCDGE type electron transport complex subunit D, with the protein MIPPAWSVSISPHLKSTESVEKIMWTVVACLIPSLILSVFVFGLRALIIAAISTASCVAVEAATQKLLKRPVTVRDGSAVITGLLLAFCIPPGVPLWMPIPGAIMAIYVAKHLLGGIGFNIFNPALIGRAFLVATFPVAMTSAWLAPIHDAAVFGSLGGIDAVSTATPLYVLKHYGMNAVIERFGAPSTLYWDFFVGWRPGCIGETSALLLTLGGLYLMLRRYISWHIPVATVLSVGFFSWVFGGEKLFTGDPVLAVLSGGVILGAFFMATDYVTSPNGNAAKLVFGAGVGALTVLIRLKGGYPEGVCYAILLMNPLSPALEGWFKPKRFAPPKGATT; encoded by the coding sequence ATGATCCCGCCGGCCTGGTCGGTTTCGATCTCTCCGCATCTCAAGAGCACCGAATCCGTCGAGAAAATCATGTGGACGGTGGTAGCTTGTCTCATTCCTTCGCTCATCCTTTCCGTGTTCGTTTTCGGCCTTCGAGCCCTCATCATAGCGGCGATCAGCACGGCAAGCTGTGTCGCCGTTGAAGCCGCCACTCAGAAGCTGCTCAAGCGCCCCGTCACCGTGAGGGACGGCAGCGCGGTGATCACGGGGCTTTTGCTGGCTTTTTGCATTCCTCCCGGAGTCCCGCTCTGGATGCCCATTCCGGGAGCGATCATGGCGATTTATGTGGCCAAACACCTTCTCGGGGGCATCGGGTTCAACATCTTCAACCCCGCCCTCATCGGCCGCGCATTCCTCGTCGCCACATTCCCGGTGGCCATGACCTCGGCCTGGCTGGCCCCGATTCACGATGCGGCCGTATTCGGGTCTCTTGGAGGGATCGACGCCGTATCCACCGCCACGCCGCTCTACGTGCTCAAGCACTACGGCATGAATGCGGTCATCGAGCGGTTTGGAGCGCCTTCCACCCTGTACTGGGATTTCTTTGTGGGCTGGAGGCCCGGATGCATCGGGGAGACTTCCGCGCTGCTCCTCACTCTCGGGGGGCTCTATCTCATGCTCAGACGATACATCTCCTGGCATATTCCCGTGGCGACGGTGCTGTCCGTCGGATTCTTCTCGTGGGTTTTCGGCGGGGAGAAGCTCTTCACGGGCGATCCCGTCCTCGCCGTACTATCGGGTGGCGTGATCCTGGGCGCATTTTTCATGGCCACCGACTACGTCACTTCTCCGAACGGGAATGCCGCAAAGCTCGTCTTCGGGGCGGGCGTCGGCGCTCTGACGGTTCTCATCCGCCTGAAGGGCGGATATCCGGAAGGAGTCTGCTACGCCATCCTGTTGATGAACCCTCTGAGCCCCGCACTCGAAGGATGGTTCAAGCCAAAGCGGTTCGCTCCTCCGAAAGGTGCAACGACATGA
- the rsxC gene encoding electron transport complex subunit RsxC, which produces MSKSSPTFSKGGIHPRESKELTEHLPIEAMPPPEEVDILLLQHFGSPCRVLVDKKATVIEGETIGVVDAGLGASVHSSVSGTVKSIGASPHPVRVEAPSVTIRRDPQAEPKVFTPSEWEHFSPEELLEKIRNAGLVGLGGAGFPTHLKLSPPPGTRLDKLILNAAECEPYLNCDNRTMIEFPHEILTGARIILRILGIKECHIGIENNKQEAIWVLSRAAAESTAPDCKISVNPLMVKYPQGSEKQLIQTITGRRVPYPGLPFDVGVMVINVGTAKTIHDAVVLEKPLYERVVTISGRAIARPANLMVRIGTRLSDIVTFLGGTMDNLARIVVGGPMMGFSIPTTDLPVMKTTSGVLFLSDDEIDSRPHGPCIRCGKCVEVCSMGLSPNEVGIYVEAGRARDTAQFGVFECFECGACAFVCPAKRPLVQFTRLAKAKARK; this is translated from the coding sequence ATGAGCAAATCGTCTCCGACTTTCTCCAAAGGGGGCATACACCCCCGCGAATCAAAGGAACTCACCGAGCATCTGCCCATAGAAGCGATGCCGCCCCCCGAAGAAGTGGATATTCTCCTTCTTCAACACTTCGGTTCTCCCTGCAGGGTTCTTGTCGACAAAAAAGCAACGGTGATCGAAGGCGAGACGATCGGAGTCGTCGACGCCGGGCTTGGCGCGAGTGTGCATTCAAGCGTCAGCGGCACAGTAAAGAGCATCGGCGCTTCACCCCACCCGGTCAGAGTGGAGGCGCCGAGCGTGACCATCCGCAGGGACCCGCAAGCGGAGCCGAAAGTCTTCACGCCTTCCGAGTGGGAGCACTTTTCGCCCGAGGAACTTCTTGAAAAAATAAGAAATGCGGGGTTGGTCGGCCTCGGCGGGGCCGGATTCCCCACGCATCTCAAGCTCTCGCCCCCGCCCGGGACCCGGCTGGACAAGCTGATCCTAAACGCGGCCGAGTGCGAGCCGTACCTCAACTGCGACAACCGCACCATGATCGAATTCCCTCATGAAATACTGACTGGCGCTCGGATCATTCTCCGGATACTGGGAATCAAAGAGTGTCACATCGGGATTGAGAACAACAAGCAGGAAGCCATCTGGGTTCTGAGCAGGGCAGCGGCCGAAAGCACGGCCCCGGACTGCAAGATCAGCGTCAATCCCCTCATGGTGAAATATCCCCAGGGGTCCGAGAAGCAGCTCATCCAGACGATCACCGGCAGGCGGGTCCCTTATCCCGGGCTGCCGTTCGACGTCGGGGTGATGGTCATCAACGTCGGCACGGCCAAGACCATCCATGACGCGGTGGTTTTGGAAAAACCCCTCTACGAGAGGGTCGTGACGATTTCAGGGCGAGCCATCGCCAGGCCCGCCAACCTCATGGTCCGGATCGGCACCAGGCTCAGCGACATCGTGACCTTCCTCGGGGGCACCATGGACAATCTGGCCAGGATCGTCGTGGGCGGGCCGATGATGGGCTTTTCCATCCCCACCACCGACCTGCCCGTCATGAAGACCACGTCCGGGGTGCTTTTCCTTTCCGATGACGAGATCGACTCCAGACCGCACGGACCGTGCATCAGGTGCGGGAAATGCGTCGAAGTCTGTTCCATGGGGCTGTCCCCCAACGAGGTGGGAATATACGTGGAGGCGGGGCGGGCCCGGGACACCGCCCAGTTCGGGGTTTTCGAGTGTTTTGAATGCGGGGCCTGCGCCTTCGTCTGCCCGGCGAAACGGCCTCTGGTCCAGTTCACGCGTCTTGCCAAGGCGAAAGCCAGAAAGTGA
- the nuoE gene encoding NADH-quinone oxidoreductase subunit NuoE, whose product MKDKLQRIFTRHDRKRDALIPVLQDIQGEFGYLPPHAMQAAARHCRTSAVEVYGVSTFYAQFKFSPVGRHTVTVCQGTACHVMGGHRILEECKSQLGVQPGQTTPDGMFTLETVACIGACALSPAVVVDKDTYGRMKPERITEILNAATSK is encoded by the coding sequence ATGAAAGACAAGCTGCAACGGATCTTTACGCGCCACGACCGGAAGCGTGACGCGCTGATCCCGGTCCTGCAGGACATCCAGGGAGAATTCGGCTACTTGCCGCCGCATGCGATGCAGGCGGCCGCCAGGCACTGCCGCACCTCCGCCGTGGAAGTCTATGGCGTGTCCACCTTTTACGCCCAGTTCAAGTTCAGTCCGGTCGGCAGGCATACGGTGACGGTTTGCCAGGGAACCGCGTGCCACGTCATGGGAGGGCACCGGATCCTCGAGGAGTGCAAGTCTCAACTCGGAGTGCAGCCCGGGCAAACGACTCCCGACGGGATGTTCACGCTGGAGACGGTGGCCTGCATTGGTGCGTGTGCTCTGTCGCCGGCGGTGGTGGTCGACAAGGATACCTACGGCAGAATGAAACCCGAACGAATCACGGAGATCTTGAATGCAGCCACAAGCAAGTAA
- the nuoF gene encoding NADH-quinone oxidoreductase subunit NuoF → MQPQASKKKKPAKERQVLVCRGTGCESQKAKILFDNLEHELKMLGLDDDIEVKFTGCHGFCQQGPTVIVMPAGTFYCNVQPEDADEIVKIDIKDGGKVERLLFIDPKTKERVLSYKDMKFFSPQRRIVLKNCGFINPEDIDDYIAVGGYQGIQKALGGSRMDVINEIKKSGLRGRGGGGFPTGMKWEFCHNSPGDQKYLICNADEGDPGAFMDRAVLEGDPHAVLEGMMIAAYAIGASKAYIYCRAEYPMAYERSMIAIDQATKRGFLGKKIFGSDMDFEIKLKLGAGAFVCGEETALMASIEGKRGMPMPRPPFPAVKGLFGKPTNINNVETFGNIATIMTKGGDWFASVGTEKSKGTKVFALAGKISYSGLVEIPMGTPLREIIDEIGGGIPNKRKFKAAQTGGPSGGCIPSEHFDIPMDYENLTQVGSIMGSGGLIVTDETTCMVDMAKFFLGFTQKESCGKCVPCRLGTKKMLEVLGDISKGKATMEDLEQLLELAQDVKGGSLCGLGQTAPNPVLSTVRYFRDEYEAHILRKECPARVCVDLIKFEVNEENCQKCGLCFKACPAGAVSWEKKQTAKIDVSKCIKCRSCILACRFNAID, encoded by the coding sequence ATGCAGCCACAAGCAAGTAAGAAAAAAAAGCCGGCAAAGGAACGTCAGGTTCTCGTCTGCCGCGGGACCGGATGCGAATCCCAGAAGGCGAAAATCCTATTCGACAACCTGGAACACGAGCTGAAGATGCTCGGGCTCGACGACGACATCGAGGTGAAGTTCACGGGATGCCATGGATTCTGCCAGCAGGGGCCGACGGTCATTGTCATGCCCGCGGGAACCTTCTACTGCAACGTTCAACCCGAAGACGCCGATGAGATCGTCAAGATCGACATCAAGGACGGCGGCAAAGTCGAGCGGCTTCTGTTCATCGACCCGAAGACCAAGGAGCGGGTGCTCAGCTACAAGGACATGAAGTTTTTCAGCCCGCAGCGGCGCATCGTGCTCAAGAACTGCGGGTTCATCAACCCGGAGGACATCGACGACTACATTGCGGTGGGCGGCTACCAGGGCATCCAAAAGGCGCTGGGCGGCTCCCGGATGGACGTGATCAACGAGATCAAGAAATCCGGGCTGAGGGGCCGCGGGGGCGGAGGTTTTCCCACGGGGATGAAGTGGGAGTTCTGCCACAATTCTCCGGGCGACCAGAAGTATCTGATCTGCAACGCCGACGAGGGGGATCCGGGCGCCTTCATGGACCGCGCGGTGCTCGAGGGCGATCCGCACGCGGTGCTCGAGGGAATGATGATCGCGGCGTACGCCATCGGCGCGAGCAAGGCCTACATATACTGCCGGGCGGAATACCCGATGGCCTACGAGCGTTCGATGATCGCCATCGATCAGGCGACCAAGCGGGGTTTTCTGGGCAAGAAGATTTTCGGTTCGGACATGGATTTCGAGATCAAGCTCAAGCTCGGCGCGGGTGCGTTCGTATGCGGCGAGGAGACGGCCCTGATGGCCTCCATCGAGGGCAAGCGCGGCATGCCCATGCCCCGCCCGCCTTTTCCCGCCGTGAAGGGGCTCTTCGGCAAGCCGACCAACATCAACAACGTGGAGACGTTCGGCAACATCGCGACGATCATGACCAAGGGCGGCGACTGGTTCGCCAGCGTCGGCACGGAAAAGAGCAAGGGCACGAAGGTGTTCGCCCTGGCGGGGAAGATCTCGTACAGCGGTCTGGTGGAAATCCCGATGGGCACGCCGCTTCGGGAGATCATCGATGAAATCGGCGGCGGCATTCCCAACAAGCGCAAGTTCAAGGCGGCGCAGACGGGCGGTCCTTCGGGAGGATGTATTCCTTCGGAGCATTTCGACATCCCGATGGACTACGAAAACCTGACCCAGGTGGGGTCGATCATGGGTTCGGGCGGCTTGATCGTGACCGATGAGACGACCTGCATGGTGGACATGGCGAAGTTCTTCCTGGGGTTCACCCAGAAGGAATCCTGCGGCAAGTGCGTACCCTGCCGGCTCGGGACGAAGAAGATGCTGGAAGTGCTGGGCGACATTTCGAAGGGCAAGGCCACCATGGAAGACCTGGAACAGCTCCTGGAGCTGGCTCAGGACGTCAAGGGCGGGTCGCTGTGCGGCCTGGGCCAGACGGCGCCCAACCCGGTGCTCTCCACGGTCCGGTACTTCCGGGATGAATACGAAGCCCACATTCTGCGCAAGGAGTGCCCGGCGCGTGTTTGCGTGGACCTGATCAAGTTCGAGGTCAACGAGGAGAATTGCCAGAAATGCGGACTGTGCTTCAAGGCCTGCCCGGCGGGAGCAGTCTCGTGGGAGAAGAAGCAGACGGCCAAGATCGATGTGTCCAAGTGCATCAAGTGCCGCTCCTGCATCCTGGCCTGTCGTTTCAATGCAATCGACTGA